Proteins from a single region of Mucilaginibacter daejeonensis:
- a CDS encoding cation diffusion facilitator family transporter: MAASKTPIYTALAANLLIAATKLTAAIFTGSSAMVSEGIHSLVDTSNEVLLLLGISKSQRPADEQRPFGYGKELYFWSFVVSLLFFALGGGFSIYEGIEHLINPQEVTNPIWNYAVLGIAFIFDGISFITAMKEFKRQRGETPFWKAVRQSKDPSTFVVLFEDAADVIGILIAFSGILIGQLTGNHYIDGIASVLIGLLLTAVAIILVRESRSLLMGETVDQAEMEEVLAIAKSHPAVERIIHQQSMYLAPEEVILLLRIDLKQTNASSIVKSINEIRDSIRQRYPHYKQLYIEPAS; this comes from the coding sequence ATGGCCGCATCCAAGACCCCGATATATACCGCACTTGCTGCAAATCTGCTCATTGCAGCCACCAAATTGACAGCGGCCATATTCACCGGCAGCTCGGCCATGGTATCTGAGGGGATACACTCACTGGTGGATACCAGCAACGAGGTGTTATTGCTTTTAGGGATCAGCAAAAGTCAACGCCCTGCCGATGAGCAACGCCCCTTCGGTTATGGCAAGGAGCTTTATTTCTGGTCGTTCGTGGTGTCGTTGCTATTCTTTGCGCTGGGCGGCGGCTTTTCGATATATGAAGGTATCGAGCACCTGATCAACCCACAGGAAGTGACCAACCCTATCTGGAATTACGCCGTGTTAGGCATAGCGTTCATATTTGATGGCATATCATTCATAACCGCCATGAAGGAGTTCAAGCGGCAGCGTGGCGAAACTCCATTTTGGAAGGCGGTACGGCAGAGTAAAGACCCATCTACCTTTGTGGTGCTGTTCGAGGATGCGGCCGACGTGATAGGTATACTGATCGCCTTTAGCGGTATCCTGATCGGCCAATTGACCGGCAACCACTATATAGATGGCATAGCATCGGTATTGATCGGCTTGCTGTTAACCGCCGTAGCTATCATATTGGTACGGGAGAGCCGCAGCCTGCTCATGGGCGAAACGGTTGACCAAGCCGAAATGGAAGAGGTTTTAGCGATAGCAAAAAGCCACCCGGCGGTAGAACGCATCATCCATCAACAATCGATGTACCTTGCCCCCGAAGAAGTGATCCTCTTATTGCGCATCGACCTTAAGCAGACCAACGCCTCCTCCATCGTTAAGAGCATTAACGAGATACGCGATAGCATCAGGCAACGCTATCCGCATTATAAGCAACTGTATATAGAGCCGGCGAGTTGA
- a CDS encoding DUF47 domain-containing protein → MSGLLSFFVPRNQIFYDLFGRSATNNVQMSQLLYKAVCSDSPHDEKMHFNQISRLKTVGNDIKHQVYLRSSRALISPFERNDMYALASAMNQVCDSMNVAARRISLYKLDFVEPAIREIAGILIEASIELDHCIQALRDLHNAPVMAGHCSKVKQLENYADKVYDKAMSAIVHTETNSIELIKYTEILAALEDATDKCEDATDIIESIIVKNT, encoded by the coding sequence ATGTCTGGCCTGTTAAGCTTTTTCGTTCCGCGCAATCAAATTTTTTATGACCTTTTCGGCCGGTCGGCCACCAACAACGTGCAAATGAGCCAGTTGCTGTACAAGGCCGTTTGCAGCGATTCGCCGCACGACGAAAAGATGCACTTTAACCAGATCAGCAGGTTAAAAACGGTAGGGAACGACATTAAGCACCAGGTGTACCTGCGCTCGTCGCGTGCGCTTATCTCGCCGTTCGAGCGTAACGATATGTATGCGCTGGCATCAGCCATGAACCAGGTTTGCGATAGCATGAACGTGGCCGCCAGGCGCATCAGCCTGTACAAGCTCGACTTTGTGGAACCGGCCATCCGTGAGATAGCGGGCATCCTGATAGAGGCCAGTATCGAGCTTGACCACTGCATACAGGCACTGCGTGATCTGCATAACGCGCCGGTGATGGCCGGCCATTGCAGCAAGGTGAAGCAGTTAGAAAATTACGCCGATAAGGTGTATGACAAGGCCATGTCGGCCATCGTACATACCGAGACCAACTCCATCGAACTCATCAAATATACCGAGATACTGGCCGCACTGGAAGATGCGACAGACAAGTGCGAAGATGCGACCGACATCATCGAAAGCATCATTGTCAAGAACACCTAA
- a CDS encoding esterase-like activity of phytase family protein encodes MNRSLLATLALAAVCFASCKKHHNDNFTYPDMAEASDPALLYTTAQGVKVYNGGFGSSLAADPTEADVFYLLTDRGPNVAGTAANSIIIGRPDFCPQIGKFRLKDGKLVLEQTIELKNANGGKLNGLPNPAGMGASGETAYDLNGQVIAPSADGIDSEGMVRMADGSFWISDEYGPHIVHFDATGKTIERINPFGTGTGGRKIPAVFMTRRANRGMEGLAITPDGKTLVGMMQSPMYNPSKNAVANSTVLSIVTFDIASGATKQYAYLMDNKSLTGVSEIIAVNATTFLTLERDGLYGGASTSPATFKKVFKIDISNATDISDASNGANGKLYGGKTVEELNDNAGLTAAGINAVTKTQVLDLLKDLPTVYPHDKAEGLALLPGNILAISNDDDFSVVDNGSNTFAPKILPATNSLDRNRIYFVKIRL; translated from the coding sequence ATGAACAGATCACTTTTGGCTACACTGGCACTGGCTGCCGTATGCTTTGCATCCTGCAAAAAGCACCACAACGACAATTTTACTTACCCTGATATGGCCGAGGCGTCAGATCCGGCTTTGTTGTACACCACCGCGCAGGGCGTGAAGGTATACAACGGCGGATTCGGATCATCCCTGGCGGCTGATCCCACCGAGGCCGATGTATTTTACCTGCTTACCGATCGTGGCCCCAATGTGGCGGGCACTGCCGCCAACTCGATCATTATCGGCCGTCCTGATTTTTGCCCGCAGATCGGCAAGTTCAGGTTAAAGGATGGCAAGTTGGTATTGGAGCAGACCATCGAACTGAAGAACGCTAATGGCGGCAAATTGAACGGACTGCCTAACCCGGCCGGTATGGGCGCCTCGGGCGAGACCGCCTATGACTTGAATGGCCAGGTGATCGCCCCAAGCGCCGATGGTATCGACTCGGAAGGGATGGTACGCATGGCCGATGGCTCATTCTGGATCAGTGACGAGTACGGCCCGCACATCGTGCATTTTGATGCTACTGGCAAAACTATCGAACGTATCAACCCATTTGGTACCGGTACTGGCGGCCGCAAGATACCGGCCGTGTTCATGACCCGCCGTGCCAACCGTGGCATGGAAGGCTTGGCCATCACACCCGATGGTAAAACTTTGGTGGGGATGATGCAATCGCCCATGTACAATCCATCGAAAAACGCGGTGGCTAACTCGACGGTGTTGAGCATCGTGACCTTTGATATCGCTTCGGGCGCTACCAAACAGTACGCTTATCTGATGGACAACAAATCGTTGACCGGCGTGAGCGAGATCATTGCCGTTAACGCCACCACCTTTTTGACCCTTGAGCGCGATGGTCTTTACGGCGGTGCATCTACCAGCCCGGCCACCTTTAAAAAGGTATTCAAGATCGATATCAGTAACGCTACCGATATATCTGATGCCTCCAACGGTGCCAACGGCAAACTGTACGGTGGTAAAACGGTGGAAGAGCTGAACGATAACGCCGGCCTTACCGCAGCAGGCATTAACGCCGTCACCAAAACTCAGGTGCTTGATTTGCTGAAGGACCTGCCCACCGTTTACCCGCATGATAAGGCCGAAGGCCTGGCTTTGCTGCCCGGCAATATACTGGCCATCTCCAACGATGATGATTTTAGCGTGGTGGACAATGGCTCCAACACCTTTGCGCCCAAGATCCTACCGGCAACCAACTCGTTGGACCGTAACCGTATCTATTTTGTAAAGATCAGGTTGTAA
- a CDS encoding GDSL-type esterase/lipase family protein, with protein sequence MRRTILRSWAIALVMMAIGTAHSSAQQLPPFYDDVQTIKKYDKIYEAPKGGIVFTGSSSIRLWSGMAKAFPQYTVLNRGVGGTRTNDITRYVDDLIVPYAPKQVVIYVGENDISDNTLNADSIFARFKTLYSTIRTKLPTVPLVYIAMKPSPSRVQFIDKVKATNQLISQFIKTEKNIAFVDIYPLMVDGKGNIKEELFRGDRLHMKPEGYALWEKALKPYLLK encoded by the coding sequence ATGAGAAGAACGATCTTACGGTCATGGGCCATTGCCTTGGTCATGATGGCCATAGGCACTGCACATTCATCGGCGCAGCAACTGCCGCCATTTTATGATGATGTGCAAACCATTAAAAAGTACGATAAGATATACGAGGCGCCCAAAGGCGGCATCGTTTTTACCGGCAGCTCGTCCATACGTTTATGGAGCGGCATGGCCAAGGCTTTTCCGCAGTACACGGTACTGAACAGGGGAGTGGGCGGCACCCGCACTAACGATATCACCCGCTATGTGGATGATCTGATCGTGCCTTACGCGCCCAAACAGGTGGTGATCTATGTGGGTGAGAACGACATTAGCGACAACACCCTGAACGCCGACAGCATATTTGCCCGTTTCAAGACCCTGTACAGCACCATCAGGACCAAGCTGCCTACCGTGCCATTGGTGTATATTGCCATGAAACCCAGCCCAAGCCGTGTGCAATTCATTGATAAGGTGAAGGCCACTAACCAGCTGATCAGCCAGTTCATCAAAACAGAAAAGAACATCGCTTTTGTGGACATCTACCCGCTAATGGTAGATGGTAAGGGCAACATTAAAGAAGAACTTTTTAGAGGCGACCGCCTGCACATGAAGCCTGAAGGATATGCCTTGTGGGAGAAGGCCTTAAAGCCTTACCTATTAAAGTAA
- the rocD gene encoding ornithine--oxo-acid transaminase: MTTNITTDPQHYIDTEERFGAHNYHPLPVVLSRGSGVHVWDVEGKQYFDFLSAYSAVNQGHCHPHIIGALTQQAAQLTLTSRAFYNDKLGSVEEFVCRLFNYDKALFMNSGAEAVETAIKLARKWAYLRKGVQEGKARILTASGNFHGRTTGIISFSDSAESREGFGPYLPGFSIIPYNDVDALEQALKADPDICAFLVEPIQGEAGVIVPDEGYLAAVHALCKQYNVLLLADEIQTGIGRTGKLLASYYDEVQADVLIVGKALAGGVLPVSAVLANNDIMLCIQPGEHGSTFGGNPLAAVVSIAAMEVIQQEELPANANAQGMVFRGRMYQLQERYPNIITAVRGRGLLNAIDIATDLTFTAWDVCMALSRNGLLAKPTHGHTVRFSPPLVITAEQMTECCDIIEQTISYLADQ, translated from the coding sequence ATGACGACCAATATCACCACCGATCCGCAGCATTATATCGATACCGAAGAACGCTTTGGCGCTCATAACTATCATCCGCTGCCTGTGGTGCTGAGCCGTGGTTCAGGCGTGCACGTGTGGGACGTGGAAGGCAAGCAGTACTTCGACTTCCTGTCGGCCTATAGTGCCGTTAATCAGGGTCATTGCCATCCGCACATCATTGGTGCCCTCACGCAGCAGGCCGCGCAACTTACCCTTACATCGCGTGCTTTTTATAACGATAAGCTGGGCAGCGTTGAAGAATTCGTTTGCCGCCTGTTCAATTATGATAAGGCCCTGTTCATGAACTCGGGTGCCGAAGCCGTGGAGACCGCCATCAAGCTGGCCCGTAAATGGGCCTACTTGCGCAAGGGTGTTCAGGAAGGCAAGGCCAGGATACTGACGGCCTCGGGCAACTTCCATGGCCGTACCACAGGCATTATCTCATTTTCTGACAGTGCCGAATCGCGCGAGGGTTTTGGGCCTTACCTGCCGGGCTTCAGCATCATCCCGTATAACGATGTAGATGCGCTTGAACAAGCCCTGAAGGCTGACCCTGATATTTGTGCCTTTTTGGTAGAACCCATTCAGGGAGAGGCCGGCGTGATCGTACCGGATGAGGGCTACCTGGCCGCGGTACATGCCCTTTGTAAACAATATAACGTGTTACTCCTGGCCGATGAGATACAGACCGGCATTGGCCGTACCGGCAAGCTGCTGGCCAGTTATTATGATGAGGTACAGGCTGATGTGCTGATCGTTGGTAAGGCCCTGGCCGGTGGCGTGTTACCAGTATCGGCCGTGCTGGCTAATAATGATATCATGCTGTGTATACAGCCCGGTGAGCATGGGTCCACCTTTGGAGGCAACCCGCTGGCCGCCGTGGTGAGCATTGCCGCAATGGAAGTGATCCAGCAAGAAGAACTTCCGGCCAATGCCAATGCACAGGGCATGGTGTTTCGCGGGCGTATGTACCAATTGCAGGAGCGGTACCCCAACATTATTACCGCTGTTAGGGGCCGTGGACTGCTTAATGCCATCGATATAGCCACTGACCTGACCTTTACCGCCTGGGATGTATGTATGGCGCTGTCGCGTAACGGACTGCTGGCTAAACCTACTCATGGCCATACGGTCCGCTTTTCGCCACCGCTGGTGATCACGGCCGAGCAAATGACCGAATGCTGCGACATCATTGAGCAAACGATCAGCTACTTGGCCGATCAGTAA
- a CDS encoding PRC-barrel domain-containing protein, which produces MDDTVYSRLEELSGSDYEMTDGQPNIKGWDVKNDKNEVIGDIEELLFDPHTRKVRYIIVDTDANDLKLEARKILIPIGVVELHADHDFVVVPQVEVSHLETLPAYTKGSVTAEHEGHIRNVFSSLGAAGMGMGAVTATPTEDFYEHEQFNQNRIYNRRKQETNPEKLLPEKGTADEDNRDIF; this is translated from the coding sequence ATGGACGATACCGTATACAGCCGCCTTGAAGAGCTAAGCGGCAGCGATTATGAGATGACCGACGGACAGCCTAACATTAAAGGCTGGGACGTTAAGAACGACAAGAACGAGGTGATCGGCGATATAGAAGAACTCCTTTTCGACCCGCATACCCGTAAAGTGCGCTACATTATCGTTGATACCGACGCCAACGACCTCAAATTGGAAGCACGCAAGATCCTGATCCCGATCGGTGTGGTAGAATTGCATGCCGACCATGATTTTGTGGTGGTGCCACAGGTTGAGGTATCACACCTGGAAACGCTACCCGCATATACCAAAGGCAGTGTGACCGCTGAGCACGAGGGACACATCCGCAATGTTTTCTCGAGCCTTGGCGCCGCCGGCATGGGCATGGGCGCTGTTACCGCCACCCCCACCGAAGACTTTTACGAGCACGAGCAGTTCAACCAGAACCGCATTTACAACCGCCGCAAGCAAGAGACCAACCCGGAAAAGTTGTTGCCCGAAAAAGGTACGGCTGATGAGGATAACCGCGACATCTTTTAA
- a CDS encoding TonB-dependent receptor has translation MRSKFLGSLLLLLLPVYIYAAGLAAFTGKVTDAKTNDPIVGATVTIPQLKISTSTDANGQFSFSTLPARGRYVVEVRYLGYQTLARTVDLSSPTALNLALTPSMIETREVVVTGTLITSTSKNNSTSATVVDKEDLQGPYTNLIDALAKQVPGVSQITTGPGISKPVIRGLGYNRVVTISDGVKQQGQQWGDEHGIELDQYQADKVEVLRGAASLQYGSDAIGGVINLVEPLAPAPGLIKGEVLSNYSTNNGLTGSSLMLTGNENGFVWRGRGSYQNAYSFKTPAGYFPNSGYNNTNLSGMVGLNKSWGYSHLNFSYYKNNIGFFDPESVDDLYTTERSRTLDFPRQDIRHYKIALNNNFVIGEGSLKVDLGYQKNQRRELEDGPDPSLFFDLNTYSLDTKYSLPAKNGWEPVIGLSGSIGNSLNKAEEKLIPEYTAYAAGVFGFVKKTYGQNTVSAGLRYDYIKNNGKQLTEDGEQKFTGFKNTFNSVSGALGYTHIFNDNLNFKANAGTAFRAPNPAELGSNGVHEGTFRYEVGNGNLSPERSYQADATLEFGSGIVTGSVGVYENYVHNFIYASTNGESVNIPDEPLVDYPVYRYGQVNANLYGAEAALTLHPVSFIHFENTFNYTHAQNRSFDRPLPFTPAGAVHNTLRFEPKVKGLNSLYFYVGLDNYFKQTRVDATFETPTDSYTLLNAGIGTTIKLGSQPLKIYVSGANLTNKRYYDALSRLKPGRISQENLDLGVFNPGRNITFGFFLPFNIR, from the coding sequence ATGAGATCAAAATTCTTAGGCAGCTTATTGCTGCTGTTATTACCTGTATATATATATGCCGCGGGTTTAGCCGCATTTACCGGAAAAGTTACCGATGCCAAGACCAATGACCCGATCGTTGGCGCTACCGTTACCATTCCACAATTAAAGATCAGTACCAGCACCGACGCCAATGGTCAGTTCAGCTTTAGTACCTTACCAGCCCGTGGCCGCTACGTGGTTGAGGTACGTTATTTAGGTTACCAGACCTTAGCCCGCACGGTCGATCTTTCGTCGCCAACGGCTTTGAACTTGGCCCTTACACCAAGCATGATCGAAACGCGGGAGGTGGTGGTCACCGGCACGCTGATCACATCGACCAGCAAGAACAACAGTACATCGGCCACGGTGGTGGATAAAGAAGACCTGCAAGGTCCTTACACCAACCTGATCGATGCCTTGGCCAAACAAGTGCCTGGTGTAAGCCAGATCACTACCGGCCCGGGTATATCCAAACCGGTGATCCGCGGTTTAGGCTACAACCGCGTAGTGACCATCAGCGATGGTGTTAAACAACAAGGCCAGCAATGGGGCGATGAGCACGGTATCGAGTTGGATCAGTACCAGGCCGATAAAGTGGAGGTATTGCGTGGTGCAGCTTCTTTACAATACGGATCGGACGCGATCGGCGGTGTGATCAACCTAGTTGAGCCCTTGGCTCCAGCACCAGGCCTGATCAAAGGTGAGGTGTTGAGCAACTATTCCACCAACAACGGCCTGACCGGTTCGTCATTGATGTTGACCGGTAACGAAAATGGCTTTGTATGGCGTGGAAGAGGCTCTTACCAGAATGCCTATTCATTCAAGACCCCAGCCGGTTATTTCCCTAATAGTGGTTATAACAATACTAACCTAAGCGGTATGGTAGGCCTGAATAAAAGCTGGGGCTACTCACATCTGAACTTTTCTTATTACAAGAACAACATCGGTTTCTTCGACCCTGAGTCGGTAGATGACCTGTATACCACCGAGCGCTCACGTACGCTGGATTTCCCTCGTCAGGACATTCGTCATTATAAGATCGCACTGAACAATAACTTTGTGATTGGCGAAGGTTCCCTGAAAGTTGATCTGGGATATCAAAAGAACCAGCGCCGCGAGCTGGAAGATGGCCCTGATCCATCACTGTTCTTCGACCTTAATACCTACTCATTAGACACCAAATATTCATTACCTGCTAAGAATGGATGGGAACCGGTGATCGGTTTGAGTGGTAGCATTGGCAATAGTTTGAACAAGGCCGAAGAGAAGCTGATCCCTGAATATACCGCCTATGCGGCCGGTGTGTTCGGTTTCGTGAAGAAGACCTACGGACAAAATACCGTGAGCGCCGGTTTGCGTTACGACTATATCAAGAACAACGGTAAACAACTGACCGAAGATGGTGAGCAAAAGTTCACCGGCTTCAAGAACACTTTTAACAGTGTGAGCGGTGCCTTGGGATACACCCACATCTTTAATGATAACCTGAACTTCAAAGCCAATGCAGGTACGGCTTTCCGTGCACCTAACCCGGCCGAATTAGGCTCAAATGGTGTTCACGAAGGTACTTTCAGGTATGAGGTAGGTAATGGTAACCTGAGCCCTGAGCGCAGCTACCAGGCCGATGCTACTTTAGAGTTCGGTTCGGGTATCGTGACCGGTAGTGTTGGTGTGTATGAGAACTATGTGCACAACTTCATTTATGCATCGACCAATGGCGAATCGGTAAATATACCTGACGAACCGCTGGTAGATTACCCGGTATACCGCTACGGACAGGTGAACGCCAATTTATACGGTGCTGAAGCAGCCCTGACCCTGCACCCGGTATCTTTCATCCACTTCGAGAATACCTTTAACTATACTCATGCGCAGAACCGCTCGTTCGATCGTCCGCTGCCATTTACACCTGCCGGTGCGGTGCACAACACCCTGCGTTTTGAGCCAAAGGTAAAAGGACTGAACTCTTTATACTTCTACGTAGGTTTGGATAATTACTTCAAGCAGACCCGTGTAGATGCCACCTTTGAAACACCCACCGATTCATATACCTTGTTGAATGCAGGTATCGGTACCACGATCAAATTAGGTTCGCAGCCGCTTAAGATCTACGTGTCGGGCGCTAACCTGACCAACAAACGTTACTATGATGCACTGAGCCGCCTGAAACCAGGCCGCATCAGCCAGGAGAACCTTGACCTGGGCGTATTTAATCCGGGCCGTAACATCACGTTCGGTTTCTTTTTACCGTTCAATATCCGGTAA
- a CDS encoding oxidoreductase, giving the protein MENTSTPVWFITGCSTGFGRELVKLILNKGWKAVITARKPDQVKDLAQGHEDNALVLSLDVTDKAQVDAAVKQTLDKFGRIDVLVNNAGYGYFSSIEEGEDEKIRAQFETNVFGLISMTQAVLPVMREQRSGHIVNFSSIGGLRAFTSTGYYHATKFAVEGLSESLSQEVGPLGIKVLIVEPGPFRTDWAGRSTARTEVQIDDYQDTVGKRMQASQANSGKQVGDPVRGCEAIIEVVTSGSDQLRLLLGKMAFDMAIEKLDTQRKNFEELKDLTLGADFPENER; this is encoded by the coding sequence ATGGAAAACACAAGCACTCCAGTATGGTTCATCACCGGTTGTTCTACCGGTTTTGGCCGCGAGTTGGTAAAATTGATACTGAACAAGGGATGGAAGGCCGTGATCACGGCCCGCAAGCCCGACCAGGTGAAGGATCTGGCCCAAGGGCATGAAGATAACGCGCTGGTACTGTCGTTAGACGTGACCGACAAAGCGCAGGTGGACGCTGCCGTAAAGCAGACGCTCGACAAATTTGGCCGCATCGATGTGTTGGTGAATAATGCCGGCTATGGCTATTTCAGCAGTATTGAAGAGGGTGAGGATGAAAAGATCCGTGCCCAGTTCGAGACCAATGTTTTCGGCCTGATCAGCATGACGCAAGCTGTGTTACCAGTGATGCGTGAACAACGCAGCGGGCATATCGTCAACTTCTCGTCCATTGGTGGTTTGAGGGCGTTTACGTCTACCGGCTATTATCACGCTACTAAATTTGCGGTGGAGGGCCTTTCCGAGTCGTTATCGCAAGAGGTTGGTCCGCTGGGTATCAAGGTGCTGATCGTAGAGCCGGGTCCGTTCCGTACCGATTGGGCAGGCCGGTCTACCGCGCGTACCGAAGTGCAGATCGATGATTACCAAGACACTGTGGGCAAGCGCATGCAGGCCAGTCAGGCCAACAGCGGTAAGCAGGTGGGCGACCCTGTACGCGGTTGCGAGGCTATCATCGAGGTAGTGACCTCGGGCAGTGACCAATTGCGTTTACTGTTAGGCAAGATGGCCTTTGACATGGCCATTGAAAAACTGGACACACAACGTAAGAACTTTGAGGAGTTAAAGGACCTCACCTTAGGTGCCGATTTCCCGGAGAACGAGAGGTAA
- the pyrF gene encoding orotidine-5'-phosphate decarboxylase, with amino-acid sequence MSRQDLIDQIKQKRTFLCVGLDTDLDKIPAFLHDHEDPIFEFNKRIIDATRDLCVAYKPNAAFYETYGVKGLQALTRTYEYLPKDCLSIIDAKRGDIGNTSDRYARAFFDEQSGGMGFDAITITPYMGHDSVTPYLAYDGKWVIILALTSSIGSLDLQYLQTNKGFLYEAVIKKMNTLAGADRIMYVVGATKSTEFENIRRYAPDNFLLVPGVGAQGGSLEDVCRYGMTKDCGLLVNASRSIIYASNGEDFAEAARAEALKLQQQMAEELEKAGII; translated from the coding sequence CTGTCACGACAGGACCTCATTGATCAGATCAAGCAAAAAAGAACGTTTTTATGTGTTGGTCTGGATACCGACTTGGATAAGATACCCGCCTTTTTGCACGATCATGAAGACCCTATATTCGAATTCAATAAGCGTATCATTGACGCCACTCGTGACCTTTGTGTGGCCTACAAACCTAACGCCGCATTTTATGAAACTTATGGCGTAAAAGGCCTCCAGGCGCTCACCCGTACTTACGAATATTTACCTAAAGACTGCCTGAGCATCATTGACGCCAAGCGTGGCGATATAGGCAACACCAGCGATCGTTATGCCCGTGCCTTTTTTGATGAGCAAAGCGGAGGGATGGGCTTCGATGCGATCACCATCACCCCTTATATGGGCCACGATAGTGTGACGCCTTACCTGGCATATGACGGTAAATGGGTGATCATCCTGGCGCTAACTTCATCAATAGGTAGCCTGGATCTGCAATACCTGCAAACCAATAAAGGCTTTTTATACGAGGCCGTGATCAAAAAAATGAATACTTTGGCCGGTGCCGACCGCATTATGTACGTGGTTGGTGCTACCAAAAGCACCGAATTTGAGAACATACGCCGTTACGCGCCCGATAACTTTTTGCTGGTTCCCGGCGTAGGCGCCCAGGGCGGAAGCCTGGAGGACGTATGCCGCTATGGTATGACCAAAGATTGCGGTTTGTTAGTGAACGCATCCCGCTCGATCATCTATGCCTCCAACGGCGAGGATTTTGCGGAAGCCGCCCGCGCCGAAGCCTTAAAGCTCCAACAGCAAATGGCCGAGGAACTGGAGAAGGCGGGGATCATTTGA